From a region of the Acidimicrobiales bacterium genome:
- a CDS encoding FAD-dependent oxidoreductase codes for MGSSVGPAREAGGADAPASRAGGALGAVVVVGASLAGLRAVETLRRAGYDGRLHLVGAEEHLPYDRPPLSKQVLSGAWEPDRIWLEDEKAFAGLDVETHLGRMAIDLDLDERVVQLHGETRLDFDGLLVATGATPRHLPDMADLEGVHVLRTLEDCLSLRRAFDKGARVVVVGAGFIGSEVAATARSRGLEVTLLEALPVPLANGLGEAMGTVCGELHRDHGVDLRCDAAVAGFDGDGRVERVWLADGSAIDADVVVVGVGVTPNTSWLESSGLRINDGVVCDERCATGAPGVYAAGDVARWHNPLFGEEMRVEHWTNASDQGVVAAQNLLAGPGGGDPYAPVPYFWSDQYDTKIQLVGHPRPGDEVRVVRGSVEERRFVALYGHRGRLSAALAFSSPRPLMAYRRLLSEGASWDDALAHADSSG; via the coding sequence ATGGGCTCTTCTGTCGGGCCGGCCCGGGAGGCCGGGGGTGCTGATGCGCCGGCCTCCCGGGCCGGCGGTGCGCTCGGGGCGGTCGTCGTCGTCGGTGCCTCGCTGGCCGGCCTTCGGGCCGTCGAGACGCTCCGCCGGGCAGGCTACGACGGCCGTCTCCATCTGGTCGGCGCCGAGGAGCACCTCCCCTATGACCGCCCGCCCCTCTCCAAGCAGGTGCTGTCGGGTGCCTGGGAGCCGGACCGCATCTGGCTCGAGGACGAGAAAGCCTTCGCCGGCCTCGATGTCGAGACCCACCTCGGCAGGATGGCGATCGACCTCGACCTCGACGAGCGAGTCGTGCAGCTCCACGGCGAGACGCGTCTCGACTTCGATGGTCTCCTCGTCGCCACCGGTGCGACGCCTCGTCACCTGCCCGACATGGCCGACCTCGAGGGGGTCCACGTGCTGCGGACCCTCGAGGACTGCCTGAGCCTGCGGCGCGCCTTCGACAAGGGGGCTCGGGTCGTCGTTGTCGGCGCCGGCTTCATCGGCTCCGAGGTTGCAGCCACGGCGCGCTCGCGAGGCCTGGAAGTGACCCTCCTCGAAGCGCTGCCGGTTCCCCTGGCGAACGGGCTGGGCGAAGCGATGGGCACCGTGTGCGGCGAGCTGCACCGCGATCACGGGGTGGACCTGCGCTGCGATGCCGCCGTGGCCGGCTTCGACGGCGACGGACGGGTCGAGCGGGTGTGGCTGGCCGACGGGTCCGCCATCGATGCCGACGTGGTGGTGGTCGGAGTGGGCGTGACGCCCAACACGTCCTGGCTGGAGTCGTCAGGGCTGCGGATCAACGACGGCGTCGTGTGCGACGAGCGCTGTGCCACCGGCGCGCCGGGTGTCTACGCCGCTGGCGACGTGGCCCGGTGGCACAACCCGCTGTTCGGGGAGGAGATGCGCGTCGAGCACTGGACGAACGCGTCCGACCAGGGCGTGGTGGCGGCGCAGAACCTGCTCGCCGGGCCGGGAGGCGGGGATCCCTACGCCCCGGTGCCGTACTTCTGGTCGGACCAGTACGACACCAAGATCCAGCTGGTCGGCCATCCCCGGCCGGGCGACGAGGTCCGAGTGGTTCGGGGCTCGGTCGAGGAGCGTCGCTTCGTCGCGCTCTACGGACACCGAGGCCGGCTGAGCGCCGCGCTGGCTTTCAGCTCGCCCCGGCCCCTCATGGCGTACCGCCGACTGCTCAGCGAGGGCGCCTCGTGGGACGACGCCCTCGCCCACGCCGACTCGAGCGGATAG
- a CDS encoding SUF system NifU family Fe-S cluster assembly protein, whose protein sequence is MAGLEDLYREIILDHYRNPRNRGELPSPPARRVEGFNPLCGDEIVVYLDVDGRTIADVKVSGQGCSISQSSASMMSTVVKGRSIDEARAVIRAFKGLMSVHEARLDGEDSDGNGAAAFGDGTEPQVALGDLAALQGVVKFPVRIKCATLSWNALAQGLDDPSPA, encoded by the coding sequence ATGGCCGGACTTGAAGACCTGTATCGCGAGATCATTCTCGACCATTACCGCAACCCGAGGAACCGGGGTGAGCTGCCGTCACCGCCGGCCCGCCGGGTGGAGGGCTTCAATCCGCTGTGCGGTGACGAGATCGTCGTCTACCTCGACGTCGACGGGCGCACGATCGCCGACGTGAAGGTCAGTGGGCAGGGCTGCTCGATCAGCCAGTCCTCGGCCTCGATGATGTCCACCGTCGTCAAGGGCCGCTCGATCGACGAGGCTCGGGCGGTGATCAGGGCCTTCAAGGGCCTCATGTCGGTGCACGAGGCGCGCCTGGACGGCGAGGACAGCGACGGCAACGGCGCCGCAGCCTTTGGCGACGGCACCGAGCCCCAGGTCGCCCTGGGCGACCTGGCCGCATTGCAAGGGGTGGTGAAGTTCCCGGTGCGGATCAAGTGCGCCACCCTCTCGTGGAACGCGCTTGCCCAGGGCCTCGACGACCCCAGCCCTGCCTAG
- a CDS encoding SufS family cysteine desulfurase: MDRVESVDGGLLRADFPVLDRPREGPRLVYLDSASSSQKPRAVLTTMDAYYESTYANVHRGLYSIAEESDRLFAEARTKVGRFIGAPAPDREVVFTKNATESLNLVAQAWGRHNLRAGDRVLLTEMEHHSNIVPWLILAEQLGLELRYLGVDDHGQLDLDDLERLADGVKLVGVTLMSNVLGTINPLDRIVEVARANGAIVVGDGSQYVPHVPTDVTELGCDFLAFTGHKMLGPTGIGVLWGREELLEATPPFLGGGSMIRDVRLDGFEPNSLPWKFEAGTPPIAEAIGLGAAVDYLQALGMEAVRAHEIELTAYALDALSRRHGDALVIHGPRDPRRQGGLLSISYKDVHPHDLSQVLDQAGVCVRAGHHCAKPLMRRLGVSGTARASLYVYNDESDVDALVEALTQAEALFF, from the coding sequence ATGGACAGGGTCGAATCTGTCGACGGTGGGCTTCTCAGGGCCGACTTCCCGGTCCTCGACCGCCCGCGCGAGGGTCCTCGCCTCGTCTACCTCGACTCGGCCTCCTCGTCCCAGAAGCCGCGTGCCGTCCTGACGACGATGGATGCCTACTACGAGTCGACCTACGCCAATGTCCACCGCGGCCTGTACTCGATCGCGGAGGAGTCCGACCGACTGTTCGCGGAGGCCCGGACCAAGGTGGGCCGGTTCATCGGGGCACCGGCGCCCGACCGTGAGGTCGTGTTCACGAAGAACGCCACCGAGTCGCTGAACCTCGTCGCCCAGGCGTGGGGACGCCACAATCTGCGTGCCGGTGACCGCGTCCTGCTCACCGAGATGGAGCACCATTCCAACATCGTGCCCTGGCTCATCCTGGCCGAGCAGCTCGGCCTCGAGCTGCGCTACCTAGGGGTGGACGACCACGGTCAGCTGGATCTCGACGATCTCGAGCGTCTGGCCGACGGCGTAAAGCTCGTCGGGGTGACGCTGATGTCCAACGTCCTGGGGACGATAAACCCACTCGATCGCATCGTCGAGGTGGCGCGGGCCAACGGCGCCATCGTGGTGGGCGACGGGTCCCAGTACGTCCCCCACGTCCCGACCGACGTGACCGAGCTCGGCTGTGACTTCCTCGCCTTCACCGGCCACAAGATGCTCGGACCCACCGGGATCGGTGTGCTCTGGGGTCGCGAGGAGCTGCTGGAGGCGACTCCACCCTTCCTGGGCGGCGGCTCCATGATCCGGGACGTGCGGCTCGACGGCTTCGAGCCCAACTCCCTGCCCTGGAAGTTCGAGGCGGGCACCCCGCCGATCGCCGAGGCCATCGGGCTGGGTGCCGCCGTCGACTACCTCCAGGCCCTCGGCATGGAAGCGGTGCGTGCCCACGAGATCGAGCTGACGGCCTATGCCCTCGACGCCTTGAGCCGACGCCACGGTGACGCCCTCGTCATCCACGGGCCTCGTGACCCGCGCCGACAGGGCGGCCTGCTGTCGATCTCGTACAAGGACGTCCACCCCCACGACCTGTCCCAGGTACTCGATCAGGCCGGGGTCTGCGTTCGCGCTGGCCATCATTGCGCCAAGCCCCTCATGCGCCGTCTGGGCGTGAGCGGCACGGCCCGCGCCTCGTTGTACGTTTACAACGACGAGTCAGATGTCGACGCCCTGGTGGAGGCTCTGACCCAGGCCGAGGCGCTGTTCTTCTAG
- the sufC gene encoding Fe-S cluster assembly ATPase SufC: protein MAEPLFEIQDLHVAADGTEILKGVDLVIRPGEIHALMGPNGSGKSTLANALLGSPDLRVTAGRVVFKGEDVTAWPADVRGKAGMFLAFQYPEEIPGVPVAQFLRQALSARRGMDMSVLELRLSIMEWMKKLGMDPSFGDRYLNEGFSGGEKKRNEVLQMAIMEPEVAILDETDSGLDIDALRVVARGVQEVRAARPELGVLLITHYQRILSELQPDRVHILIDGRLVDSGGPELASRLEEEGYEAWRA from the coding sequence GCCGCAGACGGCACCGAGATCCTCAAGGGCGTGGACCTGGTCATCCGGCCCGGTGAGATCCACGCCCTGATGGGCCCCAACGGATCGGGCAAGTCGACACTGGCGAACGCTCTGCTGGGAAGCCCCGACCTCCGCGTCACCGCCGGCCGGGTGGTGTTCAAGGGCGAGGATGTCACCGCGTGGCCGGCCGACGTGCGCGGCAAGGCGGGGATGTTTCTCGCCTTCCAGTACCCCGAGGAGATCCCGGGCGTCCCCGTGGCCCAGTTCCTGCGCCAGGCGCTCTCGGCCCGCCGGGGCATGGACATGTCGGTCCTCGAGCTGCGGCTGTCGATCATGGAGTGGATGAAGAAGCTCGGGATGGACCCGTCTTTCGGCGACCGCTACCTCAACGAGGGGTTCTCGGGCGGGGAGAAGAAGCGCAACGAGGTTCTCCAGATGGCGATCATGGAGCCGGAGGTCGCCATCCTCGACGAGACCGACTCCGGGCTCGACATCGACGCCCTCAGGGTGGTGGCCAGGGGCGTGCAGGAGGTGCGGGCCGCCCGCCCCGAGCTCGGGGTGCTGCTGATCACGCACTACCAGCGCATCCTTTCCGAGCTGCAGCCGGACCGCGTGCACATTCTCATCGACGGACGCCTGGTCGACTCGGGTGGTCCTGAGCTGGCCAGCCGGCTCGAGGAGGAGGGCTACGAGGCATGGCGCGCCTAG